In the Pelomicrobium methylotrophicum genome, AGAACGCCGCGGCCTCATTGAAGCGACGCCGACCGAGAGTCTGCCGATGGCCGATAGCCACGTTATCCGCGGCAGAACGCCGCGGCCTCATTGAAGCATGGAGACTCTGGCGGTCAGAAAGCCGCTCGATGGGTTATCCGCGGCAGAACGCCGCGGCCTCATTGAAGCGAGACCTGCCGCCGCTTGAGCTTGAGCTTGTCGGCGTTATCCGCGGCAGAACGCCGCGGCCTCATTGAAGCGCGGATGTCGGTCTTCGCTGCGGGCACGTATCTAAAGTTATCCGCGGCAGAACGCCGCGGCCTCATTGAAGCACTTTTCTCGCGAAGTCGACGGCACGGCTGATCCGGGTTATCCGCGGCAGAACGCCGCGGCCTCATTGAAGCGTGATCCGCGGGCAGCGTGAGGCCGTCCCACGCGAGGTTATCCGCGGCAGAACGCCGCGGCCTCATTGAAGCCCGTTGTCATAAAGCGCGACCGCATTGACCGTCCCGCGTTATCCGCGGCAGAACGCCGCGGCCTCATTGAAGCCCATTTCCCTCCAAGCTCGCTAACTAGCGCGCGTGCCGTTATCCGCGGCAGAACGCCGCGGCCTCATTGAAGCGGGTCTCTCATCATGATCTCGTAGAGCCTGTCGAGGTTATCCGCGGCAGAACGCCGCGGCCTCATTGAAGCTTGGCGAGCTGCCGCAGTCCGACGCTGAGTTGTTCCGGTTATCCGCGGCAGAACGCCGCGGCCTCATTGAAGCGCTGGGCTCTTCTCGCGGCACGTGGTGACGATCCACGAGTTATCCGCGGCAGAACGCCGCGGCCTCATTGAAGCCGTGAAGCCATTCCTCAAATACGCTGGAGGCAAGCGCGTTATCCGCGGCAGAACGCCGCGGCCTCATTGAAGCACGTCCGTGTGGCCGGCGCGGAAGACGAGGGCGCAGGGTTATCCGCGGCAGAACGCCGCGGCCTCATTGAAGCGCCTAGAAGCCCGGAGAGGTATCCGCGTAGCTGTTCGTTATCCGCGGCAGAACGCCGCGGCCTCATTGAAGCATTTTGGCCTGCTCGTCCGCGTCCTTGCCGCGGAGTCGGTTATCCGCGGCAGAACGCCGCGGCCTCATTGAAGCAGTGTGTGATCAACAGCAGGAGGAATCATGCCAGAGGTTATCCGCGGCAGAACGCCGCGGCCTCATTGAAGCCCAGCAGCATCCTGCTGGACCGCTACGTTCGAGGCCGTTATCCGCGGCAGAACGCCGCGGCCTCATTGAAGCCGGGCCTGCGCCGCTCGTGACCGCGCGAGTCTCGACGTTATCCGCGGCAGAACGCCGCGGCCTCATTGAAGCGTCTGGATGATGGCGCTGACGACGTATGTGACCGTCGTTATCCGCGGCAGAACGCCGCGGCCTCATTGAAGCGCTGCGCACGCGGGCGAAGGTTTTGCGGATGTCGGTGTTATCCGCGGCAGAACGCCGCGGCCTCATTGAAGCGCTTCGTCCGATAGATGTTCTGGAGCCCGAGGCAGAGGTTATCCGCGGCAGAACGCCGCGGCCTCATTGAAGCGCGCCCTCTTTTTTCATTTCTTTCGGGCTCGCATAACGTTATCCGCGGCAGAACGCCGCGGCCTCATTGAAGCCTGCGACCTCGGCATCCGCAGCAGCTTGCACAGGCTGGTTATCCGCGGCAGAACGCCGCGGCCTCATTGAAGCGCTGAACATCACGGGGCCGCGGCGGCGCATGCGCTTGCGGTTATCCGCGGCAGAACGCCGCGGCCTCATTGAAGCGCCTGCCTCGAGGAAGTGCTCCATCGGGTCATCATCGTTATCCGCGGCAGAACGCCGCGGCCTCATTGAAGCGCCTATGTCTGCGCGCTGGATGAAGGCGATGATCCTGTTATCCGCGGCAGAACGCCGCGGCCTCATTGAAGCTCGAGCGGGAATTCGTGACCAGGTATCGTTGCTACGTTATCCGCGGCAGAACGCCGCGGCCTCATTGAAGCAACCACACCGGCCAGTAGAGCGCGTGCGCCAGCCCGGTTATCCGCGGCAGAACGCCGCGGCCTCATTGAAGCTATTGATCTTCCGGACAGCGAGACGAATGAAATGTTGTTATCCGCGGCAGAACGCCGCGGCCTCATTGAAGCGTTTAATGTCAACTGCTATATGCAGCTAACCGCGAGTTATCCGCGGCAGAACGCCGCGGCCTCATTGAAGCGCGTCGCGGGACGCAGGGATACGCTCGTGATGGGGTGTTATCCGCGGCAGAACGCCGCGGCCTCATTGAAGCTCTGGCCGACCGCCCGCGCGTCCTCCACCGTCTGCGCGGCGTTATCCGCGGCAGAACGCCGCGGCCTCATTGAAGCTGCCTGTTGTCAACGCAGTTTTAAGAGTGATCACCAATGTTATCCGCGGCAGAACGCCGCGGCCTCATTGAAGCACTCGACCGGTTTGCACAAAGGGGGCCAGTTTTGGAGTTATCCGCGGCAGAACGCCGCGGCCTCATTGAAGCCCGCGCGAAAGGCGTCTTGCACCTGGATCACCGCGGTTATCCGCGGCAGAACGCCGCGGCCTCATTGAAGCTATTCCCCGCCCACCCGCGCCAGAGCGCGCGGCGCAGTTATCCGCGGCAGAACGCCGCGGCCTCATTGAAGCGCCAGCGGCAATCCGCAGGCGGATCCCACGCAATACCTCGTTATCCGCGGCAGAACGCCGCGGCCTCATTGAAGCAACCTGGATTTCCAGGCTACTGCCGCTGGGGCGCGGCAAGTTATCCGCGGCAGAACGCCGCGGCCTCATTGAAGCTGGAAGAATTCTGGCGGTATGTTATGGAAGACATCGAGTTATCCGCGGCAGAACGCCGCGGCCTCATTGAAGCTACTCATCCAGGGCGTGGCGTAGGTGCCGTGCTCAAGTTATCCGCGGCAGAACGCCGCGGCCTCATTGAAGCTGGACAAAGTGGAGGATACCATCGCCGCGGATTATGGTTATCCGCGGCAGAACGCCGCGGCCTCATTGAAGCGCCCATCTCCAGATCGGACGCATCGATCCCGAAGTGTTATCCGCGGCAGAACGCCGCGGCCTCATTGAAGCGATTTTTTCGCATGTCTTCGGTTCACGGAAGGCGAACAGTTATCCGCGGCAGAACGCCGCGGCCTCATTGAAGCGTGCCATATCCGGTCGCCAGACGAGTCCTCGGCTCGAGTTATCCGCGGCAGAACGCCGCGGCCTCATTGAAGCGAAAGGTTTATACTCGCACGGAAGAAATCGCTCCCTGTGTTATCCGCGGCAGAACGCCGCGGCCTCATTGAAGCACCAGCCTCCGCACCTTTTTCGAAGGTCCGGGCGCGGTTATCCGCGGCAGAACGCCGCGGCCTCATTGAAGCCCAAATTGCGCAAACTTCTCGTCAAGCCACTCCTTGAGTTATCCGCGGCAGAACGCCGCGGCCTCATTGAAGCTTTTTAATCCGTGCTCATCGCACCACGCCTTTGCGGGTTATCCGCGGCAGAACGCCGCGGCCTCATTGAAGCTCGATTTCGGGCCAGTTTGAGACACTTTCCGGCTTGTTATCCGCGGCAGAACGCCGCGGCCTCATTGAAGCGCGAGGGTATTTTCTGCCGTCCGCGTGCAAGTCGCGCGTTATCCGCGGCCTCATTGAAGCCGCAGCTTGAGCCTGCCGCTCGTGGTGTCGGCCCACGTTATCCGCGGCAGAACGCCGCGGCCTCATTGAAGCAGGCGAATGCCGAAGACGATATCACCTGCCACGGTCGTTATCCGCGGCAGAACGCCGCGGCCTCATTGAAGCTATTTTTGGCATCAACCAATCCAGAAGCGCATGCTTGTTATCCGCGGCAGAACGCCGCGGCCTCATTGAAGCTGCCTATACATGTCCGCCGGGTCGTTCCAGGCCACCAGGTTATCCGCGGCAGAACGCCGCGGCCTCATTGAAGCATTCGAACGGCAAGCCGTTGATGCCGACGACGCCGTCGTTATCCGCGGCAGAACGCCGCGGCCTCATTGAAGCACTACGATCGAACACTGCGCTATAGTAGGCTCAGAGATGTTATCCGCGGCAGAACGCCGCGGCCTCATTGAAGCCTGCCGCGGACCCTGAGCGGCACTGCAGCGCTCGTGTTATCCGCGGCAGAACGCCGCGGCCTCATTGAAGCCATGGCTGCGCGACCGGTATCTCGCTCGTTGGGGATGTTATCCGCGGCAGAACGCCGCGGCCTCATTGAAGCGCTTAACGCAAATTGTCTCGGCGCTGTCATGGCGCGCGTTATCCGCGGCAGAACGCCGCGGCCTCATTGAAGCTCATAGGTGTCGCCGCCAGGCTTGTCTGCATCGTCGGTTATCCGCGGCAGAACGCCGCGGCCTCATTGAAGCGAGTCCACCCGGACCCGGCTGTTGGGGGCGCTCCTAGTTATCCGCGGCAGAACGCCGCGGCCTCATTGAAGCGATGCCGCAAGGATGGCGGCTGAAGCGACAAAATTCGTTATCCGCGGCAGAACGCCGCGGCCTCATTGAAGCGATGCCGCAAGGATGGCGGCTGAAGCGACAAAATTCGTTATCCGCGGCAGAACGCCGCGGCCTCATTGAAGCACGACCGGCACCGGCACCGGCGAGCCTCGGGGCATCGTTATCCGCGGCAGAACGCCGCGGCCTCATTGAAGCTAAGCTGTTCGCGGGCACGGCGATAGACTGCGTCCGTTATCCGCGGCAGAACGCCGCGGCCTCATTGAAGCAGTCCATACGCAGAAGTTCAGACGCAAGACGATGTTCCGGTTATCCGCGGCAGAACGCCGCGGCCTCATTGAAGCAAAGATTACCCAGTCCCAGTGATGCGATCGAGTTTGGTTATCCGCGGCAGAACGCCGCGGCCTCATTGAAGCTATATAAAGATTGTCGTCTTGGATCAAATACTTTGAAGTTATCCGCGGCAGAACGCCGCGGCCTCATTGAAGACTTCGTCCAGCGCTTTCAGCCGGCGACTACCCAGGCCACCGGGAGTGTTCGCGTCATGCGGCGATGCTATTGCTGACGCACTCGGACCGCAGGGCAGGCACGACGGCGCTGTAAGCACCTTGTCGTCTGCGGAGGTATGTTAGGCAATCCGCGCGGGACCTCGCTCCACGGCGGACACCCATGATTTCAAGAACCACGCGCTGCCACTTCGAGTGCGCGCAGTTGGGCCGCTACCCGGTCGAGCACGCCATTCACGTACTTGTGACCCTCCGTGCCACCGAAGGTTTTGGCGAGCTCCACGGCTTCGTTGATCACCACCCGATAAGGGGTCTCGGGATGATGGGCGAGCTCGAAAGCGCCGAGCAACAGGATGCAGTGCTCGATAGGCGAGAGCTTTGACACCGCCCGGTCGAGGTAGGGCTGCAGGATCGCCTCCAGCTCTTTCGCTTCGCGCGCGACACCATGAACCAAAGCTTCGAACAGCGCGGCGTCAGCGTGAGCGAAATCCTTCTGTGTCCGCATCTGGGACGCGATGGCCTCCATGTCATAGCCCGTGAGCTGCCACTGGTACAGGGCCTGAAGGGCATACTCGCGGGCACGTCGGCGTGAAGTCCTCATACAATGCGCCGCAGCAGATTCGCCATTTCGATCGCCACCTGCGCGGCTTCCTTCCCTTTCTGTGCCGTGCGGCGCATCGCCTGGTCTTCGTTGTCGGTGGTGAGCACTCCGTTGGCGATGGGTATGCCGGTATCGAGCTGCACCGACATGATGCCGGCCGCGGACTCGTTCGCCACCACCTCGAAATGGTAGGTCTCGCCGCGAATGACCGCGCCGAGGGCGATCAGCGCGTCGTACTTGCCCGTGAGGGCGAGCTTCTGCAGCGCGACCGGGATCTCCAGCGCGCCTGGCACCGTGACGATGAGCACATCCTTCGGCGCAACGCCGCGCTCGCGCAATTCCGCGGTGCAGGCAGAAAGCAACGCTTCGGAGACCTCGCTATTGAATCGGCTCATGACAACGCCGATGCGAAGCCCGGCACCGCTCAGCTCCGGGGTGAGTTGCAGAATGTTGTCGTGTTGTGCCATGGGCTTTTCCCAGGTCAGGGTTGAGCTCCGCTCTCGGGCTGCAAATACCCGGTCACTTCGAGCCCGAATCCTGTCATGCTGGGCATCTTGCGTGGTATGGCGAGGAGCCGCATGCGCCGCACGCCGAGATCGCGCAGGATCTGGGCGCCGATACCGTAGTTGCGCAGATCGTACTTGGCGCGCAGCCGCACGTTCTCCCCCACTGCGCGGCTGCGCTCCAGCAGCTCCTGCGACGACTCGGGCCGGTGCAGGAGCACGACCACCCCCGAGCGCGCCGCCGCGATGGTGGCCAGGGCCTGGTGGAGGCCCCAGGAGTGGGTCGTGCCGCCCACATCCAGCAAGTCGATGATCGAGACCGGCTCGTGCACGCGCACCAGTGTCTCCTCGTCGGGCTCAATGGCCCCCTTGACCAGGGCCAGGTGAGTCGCGCCCGAGGATTTGTCGCGATAGACCACCAACTGGAACTGTCCGTGCATCGTGGTCAGCGGCCGCTCCAGCACCCGCTCCACCAGGGTTTCCGTGCTCGCCCGGTAGTGGATCAGATCGGCGATGGTGCCGATCTTGAGGCCGTGGGTGCGGGCGAACTCGATCAGGTCGGGCAGCCGCGCCATGGAGCCGTCGTCCTTGAGGATCTCGCAGATCACTGCCGCGGGCGTCAGCCCTGCGAGCTGGGCTAGGTCGCAGCCGGCCTCGGTGTGGCCGGCGCGTACGAGCACGCCACCCCGTTGGGCCATGAGCGGGAAGATATGACCCGGCTGCACCAGGTCTTCGGGACGAGCGCCGGGCGCTACCGCCACCTGCACAGTGCGGGCGCGGTCCGCGGCGGAGATGCCGGTCGTGACCCCCGTCGCCGCCTCGATGGACACGGTGAAGTTGGTGCCGAGCTGGGAGCGGTTGGCCGCCACCATCAGGGGAAGGTTCAGCTGTTTGCAGCGCTCTTCAGTCAGCGTCAGGCAGATGAGCCCGCGGCCGTGCTTGGCCATAAAGTTGATCGCCTCCGGTGTGACGAACTGGGCGGCGAGCACGAGGTCGCCTTCGTTCTCCCGCTCCTCCTCGTCCACCAGGATCACCATCCGGCCCGCGCGGATGTCGGCGATGATGTCTTCGATCGGACTGATGGCCGTTTCGGTCATGGCTGATACGAGTGCAATCGCTCGACGTAGCGCGCGATCAGGTCCACTTCCAGGTTGACCCGCGCGCCCGGGGCCAGGTCCTTGAGCGTTGTAGCTTCCAGGGTGAAGGGGATCAGGTTCACCGTGAACTCGTCGCCTGCCACCTCGTTTACCGTGAGGCTGACGCCGTGCACCGCGATCGAGCCCTTTCGCGCGATGTAGCGGCCGAGGCCGGGCGGGGCCTTCACCGACAGCGTGTGGCATTCGCCGGCGCGTTCGAAACGGGTCACGGTTCCCACCCCGTCCACGTGTCCGGTCACCAGGTGACCGCCCAGGCGGTCGCCGAGCCTGAGCGCTTTCTCCAGGTTGACCTCGCCCGGCGCATCCAGGCCGCAGGTACAGGAAAGGGTTTCCCGCGACACGTCCACGGTCAGGGTCCCGGGGGCCAAAGCCACCACGGTGAGACAGACGCCGTTCACCGCAACGCTGTCCCCGGTCTTCATGTCGGCCAAGTCGAGCCCGCCTGGCGCGACCGACAGCCGCAGGCCCTCCTCGAGCGTGCTGACGTGCTTGATGCGTCCCACCGCTTCGACAATGCCGCTGAACATGGTGGTGATGGTCACCTATCCGTGGACTCCACCGCTCGGGCTCGCCCTCTCCGCCCCCGCTCCCCCAGGAGAAGGGAATCTGCAGGGAAAGTATTCCGCTCTTCAGGCCCCTTTTGAGCCATGAGGGGAAAGGCTCGCTTCGACACGGAAGCTTGCCCCGACCCGTCACGCAAGGCCCGACCCGGTGAAAAGATCCGCCATTTTATTCGCTGTCCCAAGCCGGGCAAACCCCGGCCGCCTGGCTCACCTCGGCCAGCAGCCGCAGATCCTCGCCCACCTGGCGCAGCTCCCGGACCCGAAGCCGCAGGCGGGCGGCGAGATCACGGAGGGGGGGTAAGGCCGCCATCCCTCGAGCCGCGTCCCCGAGCAGGCACGGCGCGAGGTAGACCACCAACTCGTCCACCAGGGCCTCGCGCAGGAGCGAGCCGTTGAGCTTCACCCCTGCCTCCACCAGCACCTCGTTGACGCCCCGCCGGCCCAATTCACGGAAAAGCCCCGGGAGATCCACTTTCCCCGACGCGTTCGGCAGCACCAGGATTTCGGCCCCTTTCGCCCGCAGGCGGTCCATGGCTTCGCGGTCCTCGCGGGCGCAGGCAATCAGGACCGGGCCGCCCGCCAGCACCCGGGCACCGACCGGCGTCTCCAGCCGGCTGTCGACCACCACTCTCAGGGGCTGGCGCGGTGTGGCGACGTGACGCACCGTAAGCTGAGGATCGTCTTCCCGCACGGTGCCGATGCCGGTGAGGATGGCGCAGGCGCGGGCGCGCCAATGATGGGCGTCGCGCCGGGCCGCTTCGCTCGTGATCCATTGGCTCCTGCCGTCCAGGAGGGCGGTCTTGCCGTCCAGGCTTGCCGCAATCTTCATCCGCACCCAGGGCCGGCCCCGGGTCATGCGGGACACGAACCCGATGTTGAGCGCGACTGCCTCCGCCTCCAGAACCCCGCATTCCACCGGGATCCCCCCTTGCCGGAGGCGCTCCAGGCCCCGTCCTGCCACCAGCGGGTTGGGATCCTGCATGGCGGCCACCACGCGTCCGACGCCCGCTGCGACCAGGGCTTCGGCGCAGGGAGGCGTACGTCCGTGGTGGCTGCAGGGCTCGAGGCTCACGTACGCGGTCGCGCCCCGGGCGCGCTCCCCGGCCTCTTGCAGCGCCACCACTTCCGCATGGGGCCCGCCGGCGCGCGCATGGAAGCCGCGGCCGACGATCTGTCCATCCTTGACGATCACGCAGCCGACCCGCGGGTTCGGCGTCGCGGTGTAGAGCCCCCGCTCGGCCAGGCGCAAGGCCTCGGCCATGAAGCCGTAATCGGCGGCGTCCACCATGGGCGTCAGGCCCCGCGCTTGCCGCGCGGGCGCCGCACCTCGGCGATGGCGTGCTGGAAATCGTCCACGTCCTTGAAGCTGCGGTAGACCGAAGCGAACCGGATATAGGCCACCTTGTCCAGTTTATAGAGTTCTTCCATCACCATCTCGCCGATCTGCCGGGAACGGATTTCCCGCACGCCCAGCGAGAGCACCCGCTGGACCACGTTCTTGATGGCGGCTTCCACCTTCTCCGCCGGCACCGGTCGCTTGTGCAGCGCCCGCATGAAGCCCGTGCGCAGCTTCTCCATGTTGAACTCGGCCCGATTGCCGTCAGACTTCACCACGGTGGGCATGCGCAGCTCAACGGTCTCGTAAGTGGTGAAGCGCTTGTCGCAGCCCAGGCAGCGGCGACGACGGCGGACGCTGTAGCCGTCCTCGATCATTCGCGAGTCGACGACCTGGGTGTCGGGGCCGCCGCAAAAAGGACACCTCATTTACAGGGATGAAGCATAAAGTGTAAGGCGTGAGGTGTGAAAAGCGCTCGCTGGCGACGCATCTTGCCCAACCGCCCTTTCGCGCTTCACGTCTGATGCCTCCCGCCGTAGACGGGAAACTGTTCGCACAGGCGCAAGACTTCCTTCCCCACCCGCCCGATGACGGCTTCGTCCTCCGGCGCTTCCAGCACGTCGGCGATCAGATTGGCCAGCGCTTCGCATTCGATCTCCTGAAACCCGCGAGTCGTGACCGCCGGCGTGCCGATGCGGATGCCGCTGGTGACGAAAGGCCGCTCGGGATCGTTGGGGATGGCGTTCTTGTTGACCGTGATGCCGGCCCGCCCCAGGGCTTCCTCGGCCTGCTTGCCCGTGACCCCCTTGGGACGCAGGTCCACCAAAAACAGGTGGCAGTCGGTCCGCCCGGAGACGATGCGAAAACCCCGCTCCTGCAGCACTTTCGCCATGACCCGGGCGTTGTCGATCACCTGCTCCTGATATAGCCTGAATTCCTTGGTCGCCGCCTCCTTGAAAGCGACCGCCTTGGCGGCCACGACGTGCATGAGGGGGCCGCCCTGGATGCCGGGAAAGATGGCGGCGTTGAGGAGTTTGGCGAATTCCGCCTCCGCCAGGATCAAGCCCCCGCGAGGGCCTCGCAGCGTCTTGTGGGTGGTGCTGGTCACGAAATGGGCAACCCCCACGGGGCTGGGGTAGAAGCCGGCCGCGATCAGGCCCGCGTAATGGGCGATGTCGGCCAGGAAGTAGGCGTTTATCCGGTCAGCGATCTGGCGGAAGCGCTTCCAGTCGATGATCCGGGAGTAGGCGGAGGCGCCGGCGATGATCATCTTCGGGCGGTGCGCCTCGGCCAGGCGCTCCACCTCCTCGTAGTCGATCTCCTCGGTCTCCGGGTGCACGCCGTAGGTGATCGCCTGGAAGGTGCGGCCGCTAAAATTCACTTCCGCCCCGTGGCTGAGATGCCCGCCATGGGCGAGGGACATGCCGAGGATGGTATCGCCGGGCCTGAGCATCGCCAGGTACACGGCGGCGTTCGCCTGGGAACCCGAATGGGGCTGCACGTTGGCGTAGCTGGCGTGAAACAGCGCCTTGGCCCGTTCGATGGCGAGCGTTTCGATCACGTCCGCGAACTCGCAGCCGCCATAGTACCGCTTGCCGGGATAACCTTCCGCGTACTTGTTGGTCAGAACCGATCCCTGGACGGCCAGCACTCGGGGGCTCGCGTAATTCTCCGAGGCGATGAGCTCGATGTGGCTTTCTTGCCGCCCCTCCTCCGCCGAGATGGCTTGGGCGAGCTCCGGGTCGAAGGCTTCGAGACTCTGATGGGGAGCGAACATGACGCGTATCCAGCCTGTGCAAAAGTCGTGTATTTTACCACCCGCTCCGCCATCGAAATCCGGGATACCGATATCCCGATCTGCGAAAGGAGGAATCGCTTTATGGGACCCTGGTTGCGGCTCGCGCGGCTGATCGACACGTTAAACGAGCGCGTCGGGCGCACGGTTTACTGGCTGGTCCTCGTCACCGCCTTGCTGAGCGCGTTCACCGCGCTCATCCGCTACGCGCTGCATGCCAGCTCCAACGCGGCGCTGGAGCTCCAATGGTACCTGTATGCGCTGATTTTTCTTCTCGCCGCCGGCTACACCCTGAAGCACGATGGCCACGTGCGCATCGACGTCTTGTTCGCGCGGCTTACGCCCCGGGCCCAGGCCTGGATCGATCTCGTTGGAGGGCTCATCATGCTGTTGCCGATGGCCCTGATTATGGTGTGGCTGTCATGGCACTCCTTCGCCCTCTCGTTCGCCACCCGGGAGATGTCGCCCGATGCAGGGGGGCTCGCGCGCTGGCCCATCAAGCTGGCGATTCCGGTGGGTTTCGCGCTGCTCGCCCTGCAGGGGATCGCCGAGATCATCAAGCGCGCCGCCTTCCTGCGGGGGAAAATCCCTGACCCGCGTCGCACCGGGCCTGAGATCGATCAACCTGCGCACCTGCCCGGGGAGGTCGTCTGATGCCGTTCGAGCTCATGGCCCCGCTCATGTTCGGGGGGCTGGTGGTGCTGCTGCTCACGGGGTACCCGGTCGCTTTCGCGCTGGCCGCCAACGGCCTGCTGTTCGGGCTGCTCGGCATGCAACTCGGCTTCTTCGATCTGGATCTGCTGCAAGCGCTGCCCGAGCGTATTTTCGGCATCATGTCCAATCAGACGCTGTTGGCGATTCCCTTCTTCACCTTCATGGGGCTGATCCTGGAGCGCAGCGGCATGGCCGAGGACCTGCTGGATACCATGGGACAGCTCTTTGGCCGCCTGAGGGGTGGTCTCGCCTATGCCGTCGTCATCGTGGGAGCGCTGCTGGCCGCCACCACCGGCGTGGTGGCGGCCTCCGTGATCGCCATGGGGCTCATTTCGCTACCGGTGATGCTGCGCTACGGCTATTCCCCGGCCCTCGCCTCAGGGGTGATCGCCGCTTCGGGCACGCTGGCGCAGATCATCCCGCCCTCCATCGTGCTCATCGTCATGGCCGACCAGCTCGGCGTATCGGTGGGCGACATGTACGAAGGGGCTCTCGTGCCGGGACTCGTGCTCTCCGGCCTCTACTTGGGCTACGTGCTGCTCGTCACCCTCCTGCGCCCACGAGCAGCACCGGCGCTGCCGCCCGAAGCGCGCACCACTGCGGGACTGCAGCTCGCCAAGCGGGTTCTCGTGTCCATGGTGCCGCCCCTGACCCTCATCTTCCTGGTGCTCGGCACCATCTTCCTGGGCGTGGCCACCCCCACCGAAGGCGGCGCCATGGGCGCAGTCGGCGCTCTCGCGCTGGCGCTCGCCAAGCGCAAGCTCACGCTGCCCGCGCTCAAACAGGCCATGGATTCCACCGCCCGTTTGACGAGCTTTGTGATTTTCATCCTCATCGGTTCCACCGTGTTCAGCCTGGTGTTCCGCGGCGTGGACGGGGACCTGTGGGTCGAAAGCCTCATGAGCGATCTTCCGGGCGGCGTCATCGGCTTTCTGGTGGTGGTCAACGTGATCATTTTCCTGCTGGCATTTTTTCTGGACTTCTTCGAGATCGCGTTCATCCTGGTGCCGCTTCTTGCGCCCGTCGCGCAGAAGCTGGGAATCGACCTGGTGTGGTTCGGCGTGCTGCTGTCGGTCAACATGCAAACGTCGTTCATGCACCCCCCGTTCGGTTTCGCGCTCTTCTACCTGCGCAGCGTCGCACCCAAGGAGGTCAAAACCACAGACATCTACTGGGGCGCGATCCCGTTCGTCGCGATCCAGTTGGTGATGGTGGGCCTGGTGATCGCGTTCCCGGGGCTCGTGCTAGACTTTGCGGGTCGGTAGCCAGCGGGGCTGCTTTCTTGTGGGATCGATCCCGATTCGTCCATGACCCTCGAACGTGCACGCCAACTCCTCAAGGTCCAGGCCGATTTCGGCGGCTTCTATAATGCCAATTCGGCCAAGCTGATCCTCTCCGAGGTTCAACGCGAGCACGGTCAGGAGGCGGTGGACATGCTGATCCGCGAGCTCAAGCTGGACGAAGTGTTCGGGTTTGAGCCCGGAACGCGCTTCGAAGGTGGCTTGGCAGTTCCCACCAAACGTCGGTAAGTCTCGGCCCGCCGATCCGGGCTCTCCGCGTCCGCTCCCGCTCCCACGCTTCGCGCTTCCGTGTCGCGGCCGCCCCGGAACGCGCTTCGAAGGCGGTTTGGCGGTTCCGGACAAGCGACGGTGAGCTGGCAGGCGCTGATCCGGGCTCCCTGCGGCGCCGCCCGGCGCTCGGAGGGCGCAAGCCTTGGAGCGGCGACGGGCGGCAGGGCCGGCAGGAGGCGCGGCTGATTCGGGCGGCCCGGCCGTTCCCGCTCCCAAGCTGCGCTCTTCCGTGTCACGGCCGGTCCCCCGCTCCGACCTCTCCGCGGCTTCCGTGTCGCGGCCGCCCCGGAACGCGCTCCACCCCAATTCAGTCGATATGGAGCGCATGGAGTC is a window encoding:
- a CDS encoding TRAP transporter small permease subunit produces the protein MGPWLRLARLIDTLNERVGRTVYWLVLVTALLSAFTALIRYALHASSNAALELQWYLYALIFLLAAGYTLKHDGHVRIDVLFARLTPRAQAWIDLVGGLIMLLPMALIMVWLSWHSFALSFATREMSPDAGGLARWPIKLAIPVGFALLALQGIAEIIKRAAFLRGKIPDPRRTGPEIDQPAHLPGEVV
- a CDS encoding TRAP transporter large permease, with amino-acid sequence MPFELMAPLMFGGLVVLLLTGYPVAFALAANGLLFGLLGMQLGFFDLDLLQALPERIFGIMSNQTLLAIPFFTFMGLILERSGMAEDLLDTMGQLFGRLRGGLAYAVVIVGALLAATTGVVAASVIAMGLISLPVMLRYGYSPALASGVIAASGTLAQIIPPSIVLIVMADQLGVSVGDMYEGALVPGLVLSGLYLGYVLLVTLLRPRAAPALPPEARTTAGLQLAKRVLVSMVPPLTLIFLVLGTIFLGVATPTEGGAMGAVGALALALAKRKLTLPALKQAMDSTARLTSFVIFILIGSTVFSLVFRGVDGDLWVESLMSDLPGGVIGFLVVVNVIIFLLAFFLDFFEIAFILVPLLAPVAQKLGIDLVWFGVLLSVNMQTSFMHPPFGFALFYLRSVAPKEVKTTDIYWGAIPFVAIQLVMVGLVIAFPGLVLDFAGR